A window of the Butyricimonas virosa genome harbors these coding sequences:
- the ribE gene encoding 6,7-dimethyl-8-ribityllumazine synthase: MNLLEGKLLAEGQRIGIVAGRFNEFITSKLLGGALDAFKRHGGDEANIDLAWVPGAFEIPLVAKKMAETKKYDAVVCLGAVIRGATPHFDMVANEATKGIANVGLQTGTPIIFGVLTTDTIEQAVERAGTKAGNKGFEAVTTAIEMINLLKQI; the protein is encoded by the coding sequence ATGAATTTACTGGAAGGGAAATTATTAGCAGAAGGTCAGCGAATTGGTATCGTTGCAGGACGTTTTAATGAGTTTATCACGAGTAAATTGTTAGGTGGAGCGTTAGATGCTTTTAAACGTCATGGTGGTGATGAGGCAAATATTGATCTAGCTTGGGTGCCGGGTGCTTTTGAAATTCCGTTAGTGGCTAAGAAGATGGCCGAGACGAAAAAGTATGATGCTGTTGTTTGCTTGGGTGCCGTGATTCGTGGGGCAACACCTCATTTCGATATGGTGGCTAACGAGGCAACCAAAGGGATTGCTAATGTCGGGCTGCAAACGGGGACCCCGATTATTTTCGGTGTTTTGACTACCGATACGATTGAACAAGCTGTTGAAAGAGCCGGAACAAAAGCTGGAAACAAGGGTTTCGAGGCGGTAACTACGGCTATCGAGATGATAAATTTGTTGAAGCAGATTTAG
- a CDS encoding riboflavin synthase: protein MFTGIIEEIGTIRGIKRGNRSVVLEVQAKKVLEDLHVGDSIATNGVCLTVISFANGSFCADVMPETMSRSNLGELHVGDRVNLERALTLNGRLGGHIVSGHVDGLGKIVGRERDENAIWITISAPAELLRYIVDKGSITIDGISLTVVAVTDTGFTVSIIPHTQDETTLVKKKIGDVVNLENDVIAKYVEKLMRPAAPVEPKGGLTLDFLLANGF from the coding sequence ATGTTTACAGGTATAATCGAAGAAATAGGAACCATACGGGGAATCAAGCGGGGAAACCGGAGTGTGGTGTTGGAAGTGCAGGCGAAGAAGGTGCTGGAGGATTTGCACGTGGGGGATAGTATTGCCACGAACGGGGTTTGCCTGACGGTGATCTCTTTTGCTAACGGGAGTTTCTGTGCCGATGTGATGCCGGAGACGATGTCACGTAGCAATTTGGGAGAACTGCACGTTGGGGATAGGGTGAATTTGGAGAGAGCATTGACGTTGAACGGGCGCTTGGGGGGACATATCGTGTCGGGTCATGTTGACGGGCTGGGGAAGATTGTAGGGAGAGAGAGAGACGAAAATGCCATTTGGATTACGATTTCAGCCCCGGCAGAGCTATTGCGCTATATCGTGGATAAAGGTTCTATCACGATTGACGGGATCAGCCTAACGGTCGTGGCCGTGACGGATACGGGTTTTACGGTTTCCATTATACCTCACACGCAGGATGAGACGACGTTAGTGAAGAAAAAGATAGGTGATGTGGTAAATTTGGAAAATGACGTGATTGCTAAATACGTGGAAAAATTAATGCGTCCGGCAGCCCCGGTAGAGCCGAAAGGTGGGTTGACATTGGATTTTTTGCTGGCGAATGGATTTTAG
- the ribD gene encoding bifunctional diaminohydroxyphosphoribosylaminopyrimidine deaminase/5-amino-6-(5-phosphoribosylamino)uracil reductase RibD, producing the protein MVRQEDIEYMRRAMELAERGVGFTNPNPMVGAVIVKGGKVIGEGWHERCGEWHAERNAFKNCKVSAEGATMYVTLEPCCHYGKTPPCTEAIIEHGIARVVIGMEDPNPLVAGKGIALLREAGIEVVCGVEEEALREQNRVFLKYISTRLPWVALKAAMTLDGKIATRTGDSKWITGAEARAYVHELRHRFMAILVGIGTAVADDPLLNCRIEGRGVRQPIRVVVDSNARLSLESQLVQTAEEYRTIVAYTRFAPEERVKALREAGVEMLLCEEKEGLVDVRNLLELLGQFGIDSILLEGGGNLNYTFLSEGLVDELYAFVAPKIVGGMSAKTPVEGTGVEKMADAINLELKNVLNIGDDVLLKLKVKNE; encoded by the coding sequence ATGGTGAGACAGGAAGATATTGAATACATGCGACGGGCGATGGAGCTTGCCGAACGAGGGGTAGGATTCACGAATCCGAACCCGATGGTGGGAGCCGTGATCGTGAAGGGGGGAAAGGTGATCGGGGAAGGATGGCACGAGAGATGCGGTGAATGGCATGCGGAGAGGAACGCTTTCAAGAATTGTAAGGTTTCCGCGGAGGGTGCCACGATGTACGTGACGTTGGAACCTTGTTGTCATTATGGAAAGACACCCCCTTGTACGGAGGCAATCATCGAACATGGGATTGCCCGTGTGGTGATCGGGATGGAAGATCCGAACCCGTTGGTGGCAGGGAAAGGTATTGCCTTGTTAAGAGAGGCTGGGATAGAGGTGGTTTGCGGGGTCGAGGAAGAGGCTTTGCGGGAACAGAATCGAGTATTTTTGAAATATATATCGACAAGATTGCCTTGGGTGGCGCTGAAAGCGGCGATGACGCTGGACGGGAAGATTGCAACTCGTACAGGCGATTCCAAATGGATTACGGGAGCGGAGGCACGAGCTTACGTGCATGAGTTGAGACATCGTTTTATGGCCATATTAGTTGGAATCGGAACAGCCGTGGCGGATGATCCCTTGCTGAATTGCCGAATTGAGGGGCGTGGTGTTAGGCAGCCGATACGAGTGGTAGTAGATAGTAATGCTCGCTTGTCCTTGGAGAGCCAGCTTGTGCAAACGGCCGAAGAGTATCGCACGATCGTGGCCTATACTCGTTTTGCTCCGGAAGAGAGAGTAAAAGCCTTGCGGGAAGCAGGTGTGGAGATGTTGCTTTGCGAGGAGAAGGAAGGACTTGTTGATGTCAGGAATTTATTGGAACTATTGGGACAGTTCGGGATTGATTCTATTTTGTTGGAAGGAGGGGGAAATTTGAATTACACGTTTTTGTCCGAAGGGCTTGTGGATGAATTGTATGCTTTTGTTGCCCCGAAGATCGTGGGCGGTATGAGTGCCAAGACTCCGGTGGAAGGTACGGGAGTGGAGAAAATGGCTGATGCCATAAACCTCGAATTGAAAAACGTATTGAATATCGGTGATGATGTTCTTTTAAAACTAAAAGTTAAAAACGAATAA
- a CDS encoding bifunctional 3,4-dihydroxy-2-butanone-4-phosphate synthase/GTP cyclohydrolase II, protein MEEFKFSTIEEAVADLRAGKMIIAVDDPDRENEGDLICAAEFATLENVNFMASYAKGLICMPMSKALTTKLGLEQMVATNTDNHCTAFTVSIDHVDTTTGISALERSVTAMKAVEDDAKPEDFRRPGHMFPLEAKKGGVLERMGHTEATVDLMRIAGLKECGLCCEIMREDGTMMRTPELKEFAKAHGMKMITVADLITYRRKTEVLIERVTEADMPTKYGDFKAYGYVNKINGEHHIALVKGDVTDGEPVLCRVHSECLTGDVFGSLRCDCGDQLAEAMRRIGERGRGVLLYMRQEGRGIGLINKLKAYHLQDEGMDTVEANIALGFKADLREYGTGAEILADLGVKKMILMTNNPLKINGLTGYGIEIVGREPIEMTCNEKNEFYMYTKYKKMGHMIHVRQREEIEKLKEGLENK, encoded by the coding sequence ATGGAAGAATTTAAATTTAGTACGATTGAAGAGGCTGTTGCAGATTTGAGAGCCGGAAAGATGATTATCGCCGTGGATGACCCGGATCGGGAGAACGAGGGAGATTTGATTTGTGCGGCCGAGTTTGCCACGTTGGAGAACGTGAACTTTATGGCTTCTTATGCTAAAGGATTGATTTGTATGCCGATGAGCAAGGCCTTGACAACGAAGTTGGGGTTGGAACAGATGGTTGCCACGAACACGGATAACCATTGCACGGCGTTCACGGTGTCAATCGATCACGTGGACACGACCACGGGAATTTCTGCGTTGGAGCGTTCCGTGACCGCGATGAAGGCGGTAGAAGATGATGCGAAACCGGAAGATTTCCGTCGTCCGGGACATATGTTCCCGTTGGAGGCAAAGAAAGGCGGCGTGCTGGAGCGTATGGGACACACGGAGGCCACGGTGGACTTGATGCGAATTGCTGGGTTGAAAGAGTGTGGCCTATGTTGCGAGATTATGCGGGAGGATGGAACGATGATGCGTACACCGGAGTTGAAGGAGTTTGCTAAAGCGCATGGAATGAAAATGATCACGGTGGCTGATCTGATCACCTATCGTCGGAAAACAGAGGTTCTGATTGAGCGGGTAACCGAGGCTGATATGCCAACAAAATACGGGGACTTCAAAGCCTACGGGTATGTGAACAAGATTAACGGGGAACATCATATCGCTTTAGTGAAAGGTGACGTGACAGACGGGGAACCTGTATTGTGCCGGGTGCATTCGGAGTGTTTGACGGGAGACGTGTTCGGTTCTTTGCGTTGTGATTGTGGAGACCAGCTGGCCGAGGCCATGCGTCGGATCGGAGAGAGAGGTCGGGGAGTATTGTTGTATATGCGTCAAGAAGGTCGGGGTATCGGTTTGATTAATAAGTTGAAGGCTTATCACTTGCAGGATGAAGGGATGGATACCGTGGAAGCGAATATTGCTCTTGGGTTTAAAGCTGACTTGCGTGAATACGGTACCGGGGCAGAGATTTTGGCAGATCTGGGTGTGAAGAAAATGATCTTGATGACGAATAACCCGTTAAAAATTAATGGTTTGACCGGATACGGTATTGAAATCGTGGGACGTGAGCCGATTGAAATGACTTGTAACGAGAAGAACGAGTTCTATATGTACACGAAGTACAAGAAGATGGGACATATGATTCACGTGCGTCAACGGGAAGAGATAGAGAAATTGAAAGAAGGATTAGAAAATAAATAA
- a CDS encoding MutS-related protein: MEFKIDEQTLNDLELFNQALDGKSIFSCFNTACSDGGKACIRKMLESPLTDVNKIRERAEAIRYLGQLPFFLDIRREELSFIEVYLQQEDVPQRSMYHLTSRAVKGWLKPDNDCYLRQRAVPYLGRLIRELGTFMDELSVGKVPEMIRDMQQRVKETLAREGMQYLMSQKKDSFWTRESLDLYFRGRELDGVRVILDTLYMLDSLRSLGTMAKDEGLTFPIFTGSERRVRIEGLYHLFLENPVKNDVLFDDRQHLCFLTGPNMAGKSTCMKAFGVAVYLAHCGLPVPAARMELSVFKGLFTTINLSDNLSLGYSHYYNEVARVKYIVEQVRDLQNVVVVFDELFRGTNVKDAYDASCAVIGGLARLKYGVFMISTHIVEVAEFLKPFPSVCFRFFEIDMTTGEPRYTYCLREGVSDERIGMYILKKAGVVDLIEAL, from the coding sequence ATGGAGTTCAAGATAGATGAACAGACGTTGAATGACTTAGAGTTATTCAATCAAGCTTTGGATGGGAAAAGTATTTTCTCTTGTTTCAATACCGCTTGCTCTGACGGGGGAAAGGCTTGTATAAGAAAGATGTTGGAGAGTCCGTTGACAGATGTCAATAAAATCCGGGAACGGGCAGAGGCGATTCGCTATCTGGGACAGTTGCCTTTTTTCTTGGATATTCGCCGGGAAGAATTGAGTTTTATAGAGGTTTATTTGCAGCAGGAGGATGTGCCTCAACGTAGTATGTATCATTTGACGAGTCGGGCGGTGAAGGGGTGGTTGAAGCCGGATAATGATTGTTATTTGCGTCAACGTGCGGTTCCCTATCTTGGGCGGCTTATTCGTGAGCTGGGAACTTTTATGGACGAGTTGTCTGTCGGGAAAGTGCCGGAGATGATAAGGGATATGCAACAGAGGGTGAAAGAAACGCTTGCTCGTGAAGGGATGCAATACCTGATGAGCCAGAAGAAAGATTCTTTTTGGACACGGGAAAGTCTGGATCTTTATTTCCGGGGGAGGGAACTTGATGGGGTCCGTGTTATATTGGATACACTATATATGCTGGATTCTTTACGCTCGTTGGGGACTATGGCTAAAGACGAGGGGCTTACGTTCCCGATTTTCACGGGAAGCGAGAGGAGGGTGAGGATAGAGGGATTGTATCACTTGTTTTTGGAAAATCCGGTGAAGAATGACGTATTATTTGATGATCGGCAACATCTATGCTTCCTAACAGGGCCAAATATGGCGGGGAAATCTACTTGCATGAAGGCTTTCGGGGTGGCAGTTTATTTGGCTCATTGCGGATTACCCGTGCCGGCAGCCCGGATGGAATTGTCCGTGTTTAAAGGATTGTTTACCACGATTAACTTGTCGGATAATTTGTCGTTAGGGTATAGTCATTATTATAATGAGGTCGCCCGGGTAAAATATATCGTGGAACAGGTGCGGGATTTGCAGAACGTGGTGGTTGTTTTTGATGAACTGTTCCGGGGAACTAACGTGAAGGATGCGTATGATGCGTCTTGTGCGGTGATTGGTGGATTGGCCCGGTTGAAATATGGGGTATTTATGATTTCAACACATATTGTCGAGGTGGCGGAGTTTTTAAAACCGTTTCCTTCGGTATGTTTCCGTTTCTTTGAAATAGACATGACGACGGGAGAGCCCCGCTACACGTATTGTTTACGGGAAGGAGTTTCCGACGAACGGATCGGGATGTATATATTGAAGAAAGCGGGGGTGGTGGATCTAATTGAAGCGTTGTGA
- a CDS encoding ATP-binding cassette domain-containing protein, producing MHTLDVSNLYLEYGFNRVLWDACLHCETGEVVGILGRNGGGKSCLMKVIYGELRLKDQYVAIDGKALLTRERRPEDMRYLLQQSFVLPGLSVKQVFDDFGVAFESFVEDFPDFAETARKRMKAFSTGERRIIEVYAVLASDSKFCLLDEPFSFMMPLHVQKMKEVIQREKKRKGIVITDHYFEDVIDISDELFILRSGKIWRVNGREDLELLGYIRNTNGVQDR from the coding sequence ATGCATACGCTTGATGTAAGTAATCTTTACTTGGAATACGGGTTTAATCGCGTGTTGTGGGATGCTTGTCTGCATTGTGAAACGGGAGAGGTGGTCGGTATCCTCGGGAGGAATGGGGGAGGAAAGAGTTGTCTGATGAAAGTAATTTACGGGGAATTGAGGTTGAAGGACCAATACGTGGCTATTGACGGGAAGGCCTTGTTGACAAGAGAGAGGAGGCCGGAAGATATGCGTTATCTTTTGCAACAGAGTTTTGTGTTACCGGGATTGTCCGTGAAACAGGTGTTTGATGATTTCGGTGTAGCGTTCGAGAGTTTCGTGGAAGATTTCCCCGATTTTGCAGAGACGGCCCGGAAGCGGATGAAAGCTTTTTCCACGGGAGAGCGAAGGATTATTGAAGTGTACGCGGTGTTAGCCTCGGATTCGAAATTTTGTTTGTTGGATGAGCCATTTTCTTTTATGATGCCCCTACACGTGCAGAAGATGAAAGAGGTGATCCAACGGGAGAAGAAACGGAAAGGGATCGTGATCACCGACCATTATTTTGAGGACGTGATAGATATTAGTGATGAGTTATTTATTTTGAGAAGTGGTAAAATTTGGCGGGTCAATGGACGAGAGGATCTCGAATTGTTAGGATATATAAGGAATACAAATGGAGTTCAAGATAGATGA
- a CDS encoding ATP-binding protein, with the protein MEIKRDRYLRQLIDSRQNGFIKVVTGIRRCGKSYLLNVLFYHYLLDDGVADDHIIRIDLEDRMNKELRNPDSMLHYVHDRIKDNELYYIIIDEVQLMDEFVDVLNSFRHIENADTYVTGSNSHFLSSDIPTEFRGRGETIHVNPLSFSEFFLAKSGDKQDAWREYYTYGGLPLVQSFNTEQKKINYLKNLFETVYLADIIERHNVKNENEMRELVLIMASSIGAPCNPTKLSNTFKSVKNVKIGSQTISKYLDYLSESFLLNKAIRYDIKGKKYINTLSKYYFSDIGLRNAILDMRQQEETHIMENIIYNELIVRGYSVDVGMVEIKKPDKEGKWMRIQLEVDFIATLGSKKYYIQSTLSIPDREKEIQESRSLTHINDSFKKIIVVKDHIMPRRNEEGILTIGLFDFLLDENSLDI; encoded by the coding sequence ATGGAAATAAAAAGAGATAGGTATCTCCGGCAGTTGATAGACAGCCGTCAAAACGGTTTTATCAAGGTTGTAACAGGAATCCGCAGATGCGGTAAATCATACCTTCTGAATGTTTTGTTTTATCACTATCTGTTGGACGATGGTGTTGCAGATGATCACATCATTCGTATTGACCTTGAAGATCGAATGAACAAAGAATTGAGAAATCCGGATTCGATGCTTCACTATGTACACGACAGAATCAAGGACAATGAGTTATATTACATAATCATTGATGAGGTACAATTGATGGATGAATTTGTTGATGTATTGAACAGTTTCCGCCATATAGAAAATGCCGATACATACGTAACTGGAAGTAACTCTCATTTCCTGTCATCCGATATCCCGACTGAGTTTCGCGGCCGAGGAGAAACTATTCATGTAAACCCTTTGTCTTTCTCTGAGTTTTTTTTAGCTAAAAGTGGAGATAAACAAGATGCGTGGCGCGAATATTACACCTATGGAGGTTTGCCTCTCGTCCAGTCATTTAACACAGAACAAAAGAAGATAAACTATTTGAAGAATTTGTTTGAGACTGTTTATCTGGCGGACATTATTGAGAGACACAATGTCAAAAATGAGAATGAGATGCGTGAATTGGTGCTTATTATGGCATCGTCTATAGGTGCACCATGCAATCCGACAAAGTTGTCGAATACTTTCAAAAGTGTGAAAAATGTAAAAATAGGCAGTCAGACTATTTCCAAATATCTCGACTATTTGTCAGAATCGTTTCTCTTGAATAAGGCAATACGATATGATATAAAAGGAAAGAAGTATATCAATACGCTTTCCAAATATTATTTCTCAGACATTGGTTTAAGAAATGCCATTCTTGACATGCGTCAACAGGAAGAAACTCACATCATGGAGAATATAATCTACAACGAACTGATTGTTCGTGGGTACAGTGTTGATGTTGGAATGGTGGAAATAAAGAAACCTGATAAGGAGGGGAAATGGATGCGTATCCAACTTGAAGTTGATTTTATCGCGACTCTTGGTAGTAAGAAATATTATATACAGTCAACCTTATCTATACCTGACAGGGAGAAAGAGATACAAGAATCGCGTTCGCTGACACATATCAATGATTCCTTTAAGAAAATTATCGTTGTCAAAGACCATATTATGCCACGTCGAAATGAGGAGGGAATACTTACGATTGGGCTATTTGATTTCTTGCTTGATGAGAATAGTTTGGATATTTAA
- a CDS encoding 50S ribosome-binding protein YggL gives MKKRLRKKLHKGEFRELGFSFDAKFKTDTEMQVVEEWLQELAHLLNEHSLEMGGGWNSKVCGGFITRERGSVTPEEREIVREWFDEHGQNLESISVGELKDAWYGW, from the coding sequence ATGAAAAAGAGATTGCGTAAGAAATTGCATAAAGGGGAGTTCCGGGAACTGGGATTTTCTTTTGATGCTAAATTTAAGACAGATACGGAGATGCAAGTGGTTGAAGAATGGTTGCAGGAGTTGGCCCATTTGTTGAATGAACATTCTTTGGAGATGGGGGGCGGTTGGAATTCCAAGGTATGTGGTGGATTTATCACGCGTGAACGTGGTAGCGTGACCCCGGAAGAACGGGAAATCGTACGGGAGTGGTTTGATGAACATGGACAGAACCTAGAATCCATCTCTGTCGGTGAATTGAAAGATGCTTGGTACGGATGGTAA
- a CDS encoding DUF169 domain-containing protein — MDIVKRDQFIALWRKYFNDAELPVAFYYSKENNNATIVKKAMGHTCIIAQLGRVRKGESLCFLPESVGCGGGKFYLGFSKNMREGFEYFLSHGENTPRCERYKRTPEQVNAFLKTVHELPRKGDCLVFKRWDHLSEQDEPEAVFFFAPADVISGLFTLAGFDSSKQEAVISPFGAGCTSIIYYPYREQVEGTKRAVLGMFDPSARLCTGSNLLSFAVPISKFMEMIDQMEESFLITDTWKMMQKRM; from the coding sequence ATGGACATTGTTAAGCGAGATCAGTTTATTGCTCTTTGGAGAAAATATTTTAATGACGCGGAGCTTCCTGTTGCATTCTATTATTCAAAGGAAAATAATAACGCCACGATCGTGAAGAAGGCGATGGGGCACACTTGTATCATAGCCCAGCTTGGGCGAGTTCGTAAAGGTGAATCACTTTGTTTCTTACCGGAGTCTGTGGGGTGTGGCGGAGGAAAGTTTTACCTCGGATTTAGTAAAAACATGAGGGAGGGCTTCGAGTATTTTCTTTCTCACGGGGAAAATACACCTCGCTGCGAGCGCTATAAACGGACACCGGAACAGGTGAATGCTTTTTTGAAAACAGTTCATGAACTTCCGAGAAAGGGCGATTGCCTTGTGTTCAAACGTTGGGATCACTTGTCGGAACAGGACGAGCCGGAAGCCGTGTTCTTTTTTGCCCCGGCGGATGTTATTTCGGGACTTTTCACGTTAGCGGGTTTTGATAGTTCAAAGCAGGAGGCAGTGATCTCTCCTTTCGGGGCAGGATGTACTTCTATTATTTACTATCCTTACCGGGAACAAGTAGAAGGGACGAAAAGGGCAGTGCTTGGGATGTTCGACCCGTCTGCAAGGTTATGTACGGGCAGTAATCTATTGTCTTTTGCCGTGCCGATCTCGAAATTCATGGAGATGATTGACCAGATGGAGGAGAGTTTCCTAATCACGGATACGTGGAAGATGATGCAAAAACGGATGTGA
- a CDS encoding M13 family metallopeptidase — translation MRTKFYLPFIALALMATSCNSKKEAEQKGGIRLANLDQTANPRDDFYQYACGGWMKANPLTDEYSRFGSFDQLAENNRTQIKSLIEELAKQQAQPGSVAQKVGDLYNIAMDSTKLNADGVAPIKGYLDQLAAIEDRGVLSQKVATMHRDGFGPFFGLYVGADEMNSSMNIAQLYQGGLSLGEREYYLDNDDHTKEIRAKFEEHVAKMFQLAGFTTDEAQKAAANVMKVETRLAENSKSAVELRDPYANYNKITVAQLKKEVPEINWDVYFTTIGLKDLQDVNVGQMGEIKTVADLLKKEDLNVLKSYLQWNVINAASSYLSDAFVAQNFDFYGKTLSGRKEMQPRWKRAVGTVNGVLGEAVGQMYTEKYFPAAAKERMTKLVANLQKALGERIQGLEWMSEETKVKALEKLAAFHVKIGYPDKWRDYSNLEIKNDSYWDNIVRSNHFDYDKMIAKAGKPVDKDEWLMTPQTVNAYYNPTTNEICFPAAILQYPFFDMNADDACNYGAIGVVIGHEMTHGFDDQGRQYDKDGNLKDWWTSEDAKNFKERAQVLVDYFNKIEVLPGLMANGELTLGENIADHGGLQVAYLALQKAMTENPLGKDENGFTPEQRFFLSYGNVWAGNIRDEQIRLQTKSDPHSLGRWRVNAALPHISMWYDAFGVKEGDALYLPVEKRASIW, via the coding sequence ATGAGAACAAAATTTTATTTACCTTTTATTGCTTTGGCATTGATGGCTACAAGTTGCAATAGTAAAAAAGAGGCAGAACAGAAAGGCGGGATTCGTCTTGCAAACCTGGATCAAACCGCTAATCCGAGAGATGATTTTTATCAGTACGCGTGTGGAGGTTGGATGAAAGCGAACCCGCTTACGGATGAGTATTCCAGATTCGGTTCGTTTGATCAACTGGCTGAAAATAATCGTACCCAGATCAAGAGTTTGATCGAGGAGCTGGCGAAACAACAAGCTCAACCGGGAAGTGTCGCCCAGAAAGTGGGTGATTTGTATAATATAGCCATGGATAGCACTAAGTTGAACGCGGATGGGGTGGCCCCGATCAAGGGATACTTGGATCAGTTGGCTGCGATTGAGGATCGGGGTGTGTTATCGCAGAAAGTTGCCACGATGCATCGGGATGGTTTCGGACCATTCTTTGGGTTATACGTGGGAGCTGATGAGATGAACAGTTCCATGAATATAGCACAATTATACCAGGGAGGTTTGAGCTTGGGTGAGCGTGAGTATTACCTGGATAATGACGATCACACGAAGGAGATTCGTGCGAAATTTGAAGAGCATGTGGCTAAAATGTTCCAGTTGGCAGGATTTACTACCGATGAGGCACAAAAGGCTGCTGCTAACGTGATGAAAGTGGAGACTCGTTTGGCCGAGAATTCCAAGTCGGCCGTAGAATTACGTGACCCGTATGCCAACTACAACAAGATCACTGTTGCTCAATTAAAGAAAGAAGTGCCGGAAATTAACTGGGATGTTTATTTCACGACGATCGGGTTGAAGGATTTGCAAGATGTGAACGTGGGACAGATGGGCGAGATTAAAACGGTTGCCGATTTGTTGAAAAAAGAGGATTTGAACGTGTTGAAGTCATACTTGCAATGGAACGTGATCAATGCGGCTTCTTCTTATTTGAGTGATGCTTTCGTGGCTCAGAATTTTGATTTCTATGGGAAGACTCTTTCCGGTAGGAAGGAAATGCAACCGCGTTGGAAACGTGCCGTGGGTACGGTGAATGGTGTGTTGGGAGAGGCCGTGGGCCAAATGTATACCGAGAAATATTTTCCGGCTGCAGCTAAAGAACGTATGACGAAGTTGGTGGCTAACTTGCAGAAAGCTTTGGGTGAACGTATTCAAGGTTTGGAATGGATGAGTGAAGAGACAAAAGTGAAAGCCTTGGAGAAATTAGCTGCTTTCCACGTGAAGATCGGTTATCCTGATAAGTGGAGGGACTATTCTAATCTGGAGATTAAAAATGATTCTTATTGGGATAATATCGTGCGTTCTAATCATTTTGATTACGATAAGATGATTGCCAAGGCTGGTAAGCCGGTAGATAAGGACGAGTGGTTGATGACCCCTCAGACGGTAAATGCTTATTATAACCCGACGACGAATGAAATTTGTTTTCCGGCGGCGATTCTTCAATATCCATTCTTTGATATGAATGCTGATGATGCTTGTAATTATGGTGCTATTGGCGTGGTTATCGGTCACGAAATGACTCACGGGTTTGATGATCAAGGTCGTCAATATGATAAGGATGGAAACTTGAAGGACTGGTGGACATCGGAAGATGCTAAGAATTTCAAGGAGCGAGCTCAAGTGTTAGTGGATTACTTTAATAAGATAGAGGTATTGCCCGGCTTGATGGCTAACGGAGAATTGACCTTAGGGGAGAATATTGCCGATCATGGTGGTTTACAGGTTGCATATTTGGCTTTACAAAAGGCCATGACCGAGAATCCGCTTGGGAAAGACGAGAATGGTTTTACTCCGGAGCAACGTTTCTTCCTTTCATACGGAAACGTGTGGGCAGGTAATATCCGTGACGAGCAAATCCGTTTGCAAACAAAATCCGATCCTCACTCTTTGGGACGGTGGCGTGTGAATGCAGCGCTTCCTCATATTAGCATGTGGTACGATGCTTTTGGAGTGAAAGAGGGCGATGCTTTATATTTGCCAGTTGAAAAAAGAGCTTCTATCTGGTAA